From a region of the Salvelinus namaycush isolate Seneca chromosome 40, SaNama_1.0, whole genome shotgun sequence genome:
- the LOC120033241 gene encoding rab GTPase-activating protein 1-like, with translation MMEEVSIRVAYDSHIIDQMAEEEILACLMAESIPKHTVPSKKATLRENQPQQQDDHIDKYQRENRQLQQASLRLEQENDVLAHRLITSKISLRTDLDQAEDRVDELTKELLKTRKRLKNAEEEKRGKEEEAAQLKEVLRTKLDKAEPEVKRSSGIISDYKQICSQLTSRVERQQAAHREDLDKLRNAVMACSRCRQALDSPIMEGSGSTAPYQRSISTREPGQQRDQETEPDQQTTGTREQDQEKVCLSGQVTELEKELAQTKLQMVEAKCNIQELEHQKGVLQRDLQAARNSWLSKTVSSIRSAGGDLQSSSLPRGRASAMGRSLHGLPLSAWSSRRLSWAPRKDRGGDV, from the exons atgaTGGAAGAAGTGTCTATCAGGGTGGCATATGACTCCCACATCATAGACCAGATGGCAGAGGAGGAGATACTGGCCTGCCTGATGGCCGAGTCTATACCCAAACACACG GTTCCCAGTAAGAAGGCTACGCTGAGAGAGAACCAGCCACAACAACAGGATGACCACATAGACAAATACCAG AGGGAGAACCGTCAGCTGCAGCAGGCCAGTCTGCGTCTGGAGCAGGAGAATGATGTTCTGGCCCACAGACTGATCACCAGCAAGATCTCCCTGAGGACCGACCTGGACCAG GCGGAGGACAGAGTGGATGAGCTGACCAAAGAGCTGCTGAAGACCAGAAAGAGATTAAAGAAcgcagaggaagagaagagagggaaggaggaggaggctgCTCAG TTGAAGGAGGTGTTAAGGACAAAGCTGGACAAGGCTGAACCAGAGGTGAAAAGGAGCTCAGGCATCATCTCAGACTACAAACAG ATCTGTTCCCAGCTGACCAGTCGGGTGGAGAGGCAGCAGGCGGCCCACAGAGAGGACCTTGACAAACTCAGG aaTGCTGTGATGGCGTGTTCTCGCTGCCGACAGGCTCTAGATTCTCCAATCATGGAAGGCTCCGGTTCCACAGCCCCGTACCAGAGAAGTATCAGCACCAGAGAACCAGGCCAGCAGAGAGACCAGGAAACAGAACCAGACCAGCAGACGACTGGTACCAGGGAACAAGACCAGGAGAAGGTGTGTCTGAGTGGCCAGGTCACAGAGCTGGAGAAGGAGCTGGCCCAAACTAAACTACAGATGGTGGAGGCCAAGTGCAATATCCAG GAGCTGGAACACCAGAAGGGGGTGCTGCAACGTGATCTCCAGGCAGCTAGGAACAGCTGGCTCAGTAAGACTGTGAGCTCCATACGGTCAGCCGGAGGGGACCTGCAGAGCAGCAGCCTACCCAGGGGGAGAGCCTCGGCAATGGGGCGTTCTCTCCATGGCCTCCCCCTCTCAGCCTGGAGCTCCAGGAGACTGTCATGGGCCCCTAGGAAGGACCGGGGGGGAGATGTCTga